One stretch of Brevibacillus laterosporus DNA includes these proteins:
- a CDS encoding transcriptional regulator, producing MARFNFQGEPPPEEQEEVCSLTLTQNVIAGRWKIIILWYLSRRTRRFNELQRLLPGISKGILTRQLRELEEDGMVHREVYKQVPPKVEYSLTIQGKGFIPVLDIMGEWGKKYMEKKQKELN from the coding sequence ATGGCTCGATTTAATTTTCAAGGAGAACCACCTCCTGAAGAACAAGAAGAAGTATGCTCTTTGACACTTACTCAAAATGTAATCGCTGGAAGATGGAAAATTATTATTTTATGGTATTTAAGTCGGCGAACAAGAAGATTTAACGAACTTCAAAGGTTGTTACCGGGCATTTCAAAAGGAATATTGACAAGACAACTGAGAGAGTTGGAAGAGGACGGAATGGTTCACAGAGAAGTGTATAAACAAGTTCCTCCTAAAGTAGAATACTCGCTAACAATACAAGGGAAAGGCTTTATACCAGTATTGGACATTATGGGAGAGTGGGGTAAAAAATATATGGAGAAAAAACAAAAGGAATTAAATTAG
- a CDS encoding ABC transporter ATP-binding protein — MNFQKQEQITPKKPVFQWVLTHVKPYRFWVFLCIVTSLIVAAVEIWMGILIRTMVENTNDYQKLVSFAILILGLTIVGFISKYFIKFSAVKFSASALRDLKNNITYHIEKMPIASIEKYHSGDITSRLTNDATLLQNFLQQHFYQIFYMPVIFVGALCLLVSTNWKLVLLSISILPVAILIMGVMSKPLRKYTEELQQHLGKANSIAQDTVSGIHMVKAFNLKDVLLEKYSSTMALVLQKGILVEKKRAWMTAPGMLLFSAPIIFFVAYGGYLIQTGELDLGNLVLFSYLLNYIIEPLSLMPVLFAQVQEVSGASKRMFEILEQPIEQEDKPSLDMDLHTEPVVFKNVSFAYDGHEKILDRVSFTLSKNKTIALVGASGSGKSTILKLLCGFYSIKEEKEDSCITIFGHTLQEWNITEMRKHISLVSQDTYLFPVTIAENIAYGCQDATRDEIIAAAKAANAHQFIMELSEGYETIVGERGSRLSGGQKQRIAIARAILKDAAILLLDEPTSALDTQSEAMVQEALENMMKNRSVLVVAHRLSTIKEADEVLVVDKGHIVESGTHNQLLTQNGVYARLYKKQFIADEHGRMAEEEVYTCS; from the coding sequence ATGAATTTTCAAAAACAAGAGCAAATAACCCCAAAAAAGCCTGTGTTCCAGTGGGTATTAACACATGTAAAACCATATCGTTTTTGGGTTTTTCTCTGTATCGTTACTTCTCTTATCGTAGCGGCAGTCGAAATTTGGATGGGAATCTTAATTAGAACAATGGTAGAAAATACAAATGACTATCAAAAACTAGTAAGTTTCGCTATCTTAATTTTAGGGTTGACGATTGTCGGTTTTATATCAAAATATTTCATTAAATTTTCTGCTGTAAAATTTAGTGCAAGTGCCTTGCGGGATTTGAAAAATAATATTACCTATCACATCGAAAAAATGCCTATCGCTTCGATTGAAAAATATCATTCGGGAGATATCACTTCCCGTTTAACAAATGATGCCACTTTATTGCAAAATTTCTTGCAACAACATTTCTATCAAATTTTTTATATGCCTGTTATTTTTGTAGGGGCGCTTTGTTTGCTAGTGTCGACCAATTGGAAGTTGGTATTGCTTAGTATTTCAATATTGCCTGTAGCTATTTTGATTATGGGCGTAATGAGTAAGCCGTTACGAAAATATACAGAAGAACTGCAACAGCATTTAGGAAAAGCGAACTCAATTGCACAAGATACTGTTTCGGGAATACATATGGTAAAGGCTTTTAATTTAAAAGATGTTTTATTAGAAAAATATTCATCCACTATGGCCCTCGTTTTACAAAAAGGAATCTTAGTAGAAAAAAAGCGAGCGTGGATGACTGCTCCCGGAATGTTACTTTTTTCCGCGCCAATTATCTTTTTTGTAGCATACGGGGGATACTTAATTCAGACTGGGGAATTAGATTTAGGAAATTTAGTGTTGTTTAGTTATTTGCTCAACTATATTATAGAGCCACTTTCCCTGATGCCAGTTTTATTTGCACAAGTACAGGAGGTATCAGGTGCGTCGAAACGTATGTTCGAGATTCTTGAACAACCGATTGAACAAGAAGATAAGCCGAGCTTAGACATGGATCTACATACAGAGCCAGTCGTATTCAAAAATGTATCGTTTGCGTATGATGGTCATGAAAAAATACTGGATCGTGTCAGTTTTACTTTATCAAAAAATAAAACAATCGCATTAGTAGGGGCAAGTGGAAGTGGAAAAAGTACCATTTTAAAACTATTATGTGGCTTTTATTCAATAAAAGAGGAAAAAGAGGATAGCTGTATTACCATTTTTGGACATACCCTACAGGAATGGAACATAACTGAAATGCGAAAGCACATTTCCTTGGTTTCTCAGGATACATACCTTTTTCCAGTAACGATCGCAGAAAATATTGCGTACGGTTGTCAAGATGCTACTAGAGATGAAATCATCGCTGCGGCAAAAGCGGCAAATGCCCATCAGTTCATCATGGAGCTTTCTGAAGGGTATGAAACGATAGTGGGGGAAAGGGGTTCACGTTTATCAGGAGGACAAAAGCAACGTATTGCAATTGCTCGGGCTATTCTAAAAGATGCTGCTATCCTCTTATTAGATGAACCAACCTCCGCGTTAGATACACAGTCTGAAGCAATGGTACAAGAAGCACTGGAAAACATGATGAAAAATCGTTCTGTTCTAGTTGTTGCCCATCGCCTATCAACGATTAAGGAAGCCGACGAGGTGTTGGTAGTTGACAAAGGACATATTGTGGAGAGTGGGACACATAACCAACTACTCACCCAAAATGGAGTGTATGCGAGATTATATAAAAAACAATTTATCGCTGACGAACATGGAAGGATGGCAGAAGAGGAGGTATACACATGTTCATAA
- a CDS encoding ABC transporter ATP-binding protein: MFIKKWMNELVYLLSFMGSKKKKYLLGMLGDGFIQAAIVIVLPFVFKDLTDFASGKDSALLIRAVIMISGTLLLVSILSPTFSYIYRRTVKEVMADIRLILFKQVGKFPSRYYEQHHSGDIMSRLSNDLLTMERTYSEHIKTITIVLISLLGSLIGMFILDWRFASILVVLSSITLYINTRFAKSVRRISDKTQQQQGVLTERLNDFLSGLPIIKMFHLHQVVTRRYTEVNEQVTSSTIEQGHKNALLEGTNFFINFLSFGGMLVFGIIMVSQDVIGVGSLVAIIQQQLLVTLGFLHLGQVLSILQSSLSGASRVIELLQEPIEPERYPSIDEELPHHKGMVLEMNQVVFEYDPGSKVLDHFSFSIAEGETAALVGASGSGKSTVIKLLLGYYPVQRGAIRLFGKTIGEYTLPEMRSLVSYVPQDAYLFEGTIEENIRYGKLNATHEEIVEATRAAYAHDFIMDLPNGYQTRVGERGAMLSGGQRQRIAIARAIVKNAPILLLDEATSALDSGSEYWVQRALSELMQERTTLIIAHRLSTVEDADTIYVVDQGKVVEQGRHKELLKQNGFYSTLYDMQTSLSEEHEFEASTI, encoded by the coding sequence ATGTTCATAAAAAAATGGATGAACGAACTTGTATATCTGCTATCTTTTATGGGCTCTAAAAAGAAAAAATACCTTTTGGGTATGCTAGGCGACGGTTTTATTCAAGCAGCTATCGTTATCGTTCTACCGTTTGTGTTTAAAGATTTAACTGATTTTGCAAGCGGGAAGGATTCTGCTTTGTTAATTCGAGCAGTAATCATGATTAGCGGAACGTTACTATTGGTAAGTATTTTGTCCCCTACGTTTAGTTATATTTATCGTCGTACGGTGAAGGAGGTAATGGCTGATATAAGACTTATTTTGTTTAAACAGGTGGGGAAATTTCCATCCCGTTACTATGAGCAGCATCATTCGGGCGATATTATGTCTAGATTGAGTAATGATTTACTGACGATGGAGCGTACGTATTCCGAACATATTAAGACGATTACGATCGTTCTGATTTCTTTACTAGGGTCTTTGATTGGAATGTTTATATTAGATTGGAGATTTGCTTCCATACTTGTAGTACTTAGTTCGATAACTCTCTATATTAATACAAGATTTGCTAAGTCAGTGCGCAGGATTAGTGATAAAACTCAACAACAGCAAGGTGTTTTGACGGAAAGATTGAACGATTTTCTATCGGGGCTCCCCATCATTAAAATGTTTCATTTACATCAAGTAGTAACACGGCGCTATACGGAAGTGAATGAACAAGTAACGTCATCTACAATTGAACAAGGCCACAAAAATGCCTTATTAGAAGGAACCAACTTTTTTATTAACTTTTTAAGTTTTGGAGGAATGCTGGTTTTTGGTATCATCATGGTTTCACAAGATGTAATTGGTGTGGGGTCTCTAGTAGCGATTATTCAACAGCAGCTATTAGTAACATTAGGATTTCTACACTTGGGTCAAGTTTTGTCTATTTTGCAAAGCTCCCTCTCTGGCGCTTCCCGCGTAATTGAACTTCTTCAAGAGCCAATTGAACCTGAGCGTTATCCATCAATAGATGAAGAGCTTCCTCATCACAAGGGTATGGTGCTAGAAATGAATCAGGTTGTTTTCGAATATGATCCTGGTTCTAAGGTGTTAGATCATTTTTCATTCTCTATTGCAGAGGGGGAAACGGCTGCACTTGTAGGAGCTAGTGGAAGTGGTAAAAGCACGGTTATCAAATTATTACTGGGCTATTATCCGGTACAAAGAGGCGCCATTCGTTTGTTTGGCAAAACAATTGGGGAATATACACTTCCAGAAATGAGAAGCTTGGTTTCTTATGTTCCACAGGACGCCTACTTATTTGAAGGAACGATTGAAGAGAATATTCGCTATGGAAAACTAAATGCCACTCATGAAGAAATAGTAGAGGCCACAAGGGCGGCATATGCACATGATTTCATAATGGATCTTCCAAATGGTTACCAAACAAGAGTGGGAGAGCGTGGAGCTATGTTATCGGGTGGACAGCGCCAAAGAATAGCAATTGCTAGAGCTATTGTAAAAAATGCGCCGATTCTCTTATTAGATGAGGCAACGTCTGCGTTGGACTCAGGTTCAGAGTATTGGGTGCAGAGAGCTTTATCAGAATTGATGCAAGAAAGAACAACGCTGATCATCGCGCATCGCCTGTCCACAGTAGAAGACGCTGATACGATTTATGTTGTAGATCAAGGAAAAGTAGTTGAACAAGGGCGTCATAAAGAACTTCTCAAGCAAAATGGTTTCTATTCTACCTTATATGATATGCAAACCAGTCTATCAGAAGAGCATGAGTTTGAAGCATCTACTATCTGA
- a CDS encoding SDR family oxidoreductase, with protein MKILVTGATGKLGSKVVEALLKNVPASELAVSVRNPEKAEGLRALGVEVRHGDFDQPKTLDSAFSGIDRLLIISTFGDHETIMRHHTNAVAAAQRAQVKFIAYTSVTNASESKFFLASSHRAREEAILKTGIPYSFLRNNWYFENEIGGIQGAMAGAPWVTSAGKGKVGWVLRQDLAEAASKVLTGKGHENTIYELSGKLMTQEELVSALGDVLGKEVHVQQVDDATYADIMKDAGVPEAYIPMLVNTQKGIRDGGLEIKSNDLEKLLGRPATPINEALSQIVSQISQTGN; from the coding sequence ATGAAAATATTAGTTACAGGTGCAACAGGAAAATTAGGGTCAAAAGTTGTAGAAGCATTATTAAAAAATGTACCAGCGAGTGAGTTGGCTGTTAGTGTTCGAAATCCAGAGAAAGCAGAAGGATTGCGAGCTCTTGGAGTGGAAGTTCGACACGGAGATTTTGATCAACCAAAAACATTAGATTCTGCTTTTTCAGGAATTGATCGACTTTTAATTATATCTACGTTTGGGGATCATGAAACAATAATGAGACATCATACGAATGCCGTAGCCGCTGCTCAACGTGCTCAAGTGAAATTTATTGCTTATACTAGTGTAACAAATGCAAGTGAAAGTAAATTTTTCCTCGCTTCATCTCATAGAGCCAGAGAAGAAGCCATTTTGAAAACAGGTATTCCCTACTCATTTTTACGCAACAATTGGTATTTTGAAAATGAAATTGGAGGCATACAAGGCGCGATGGCAGGAGCACCTTGGGTTACATCAGCAGGAAAAGGAAAAGTAGGCTGGGTACTTCGACAAGATTTAGCGGAGGCAGCATCAAAGGTATTGACTGGAAAAGGACACGAGAATACAATTTACGAGCTTTCCGGTAAGCTAATGACTCAAGAGGAATTAGTATCTGCTCTTGGAGATGTATTAGGGAAAGAAGTCCATGTACAACAAGTCGATGATGCTACTTATGCCGACATTATGAAGGATGCAGGGGTACCAGAAGCCTATATTCCTATGCTCGTAAATACGCAAAAAGGTATTCGAGATGGTGGATTAGAGATAAAAAGTAACGATTTAGAAAAATTACTCGGTCGCCCTGCTACACCAATAAACGAAGCTTTAAGCCAAATTGTTAGTCAAATCTCTCAAACAGGAAATTAA
- the brnQ gene encoding branched-chain amino acid transport system II carrier protein codes for MKQLEWKEQLYIGLMLFALFFGAGNLVFPPALGYSAGENVWQAMIGFLITAVGLPILGVTAIAKSGGLDILTNRVHPIFAVVFTMTTYLCLGPFLVIPRAGNVAFEMGVVPFLPEFLRSNPFTLSAYTVIYFCFNFWLCLNPSKMFARIGKILTPILLTMITIIFIQSLFHPIGTFGKPADVYSQTATFKGFMEGYMTMDTLAALLFGGVIVAAFERKNISNKKQLARLTMRTGLFAGFLLALIYLMLGYLGSVSQSLLPSYQNGGEILTAVSTYLFGQYGTVLLGTVFTLACVTTSVGLITSCGQYFAKLMPRFSYTAWTGIVCFTSMVIANLGLNQIIVFSVPILLVIYPVTIVLIVLSFGHSLFKGYKTVYIVSLMCTAMISLVDALQQSNIDVSVITDVYRYIPLYEKGIGWVLPAIGGAFIGFLWGKGTENRLQHVKRDKVSHETFSQIEERR; via the coding sequence ATGAAACAGCTAGAATGGAAGGAACAGTTGTATATCGGACTTATGTTGTTCGCTTTATTCTTTGGAGCAGGAAATCTTGTTTTTCCACCAGCTCTTGGTTATTCAGCAGGAGAAAATGTATGGCAAGCAATGATTGGTTTTCTGATTACAGCTGTCGGTCTCCCTATCTTAGGAGTAACCGCGATTGCTAAAAGTGGGGGCTTAGATATCTTAACAAATCGAGTTCATCCTATTTTTGCCGTGGTATTTACTATGACGACTTACTTATGCCTAGGACCATTTTTAGTTATACCACGTGCGGGAAATGTTGCTTTTGAGATGGGGGTTGTTCCTTTCTTACCTGAATTTTTACGTTCCAATCCTTTCACATTATCGGCGTATACTGTCATATATTTTTGCTTTAATTTTTGGCTCTGCCTCAATCCTTCCAAAATGTTTGCTCGGATTGGAAAAATCCTAACGCCTATTTTACTTACAATGATTACAATTATTTTCATACAAAGTTTGTTTCATCCGATTGGTACTTTTGGAAAACCAGCTGATGTATATAGTCAGACAGCTACATTCAAAGGTTTTATGGAAGGCTATATGACAATGGATACACTAGCTGCATTACTATTTGGAGGAGTCATTGTTGCGGCTTTTGAGAGAAAAAATATTTCTAATAAAAAACAGCTTGCTCGTCTTACAATGAGAACAGGATTATTTGCTGGTTTTCTATTGGCTCTTATTTATCTCATGCTGGGTTACTTGGGATCAGTTAGTCAATCATTATTGCCATCGTATCAAAATGGAGGAGAAATTTTGACAGCTGTTTCCACTTATTTATTTGGCCAATATGGAACGGTATTGTTAGGAACGGTATTTACGCTTGCATGTGTCACTACATCAGTTGGCCTGATCACCTCTTGTGGACAATATTTTGCAAAGCTTATGCCACGCTTTTCTTACACAGCTTGGACTGGAATTGTTTGTTTTACTAGTATGGTCATTGCTAATTTGGGACTAAATCAAATAATTGTTTTTTCTGTGCCGATTCTATTAGTGATTTATCCAGTGACGATCGTTTTAATCGTTTTATCGTTTGGACACTCTTTATTTAAAGGGTACAAAACAGTATATATAGTAAGCTTGATGTGTACGGCCATGATTAGTTTGGTAGACGCCCTTCAACAAAGTAATATAGATGTCTCTGTCATCACAGATGTATACCGCTATATTCCGTTGTATGAGAAAGGGATAGGATGGGTTTTACCAGCAATAGGGGGGGCTTTTATCGGATTCTTATGGGGAAAAGGAACGGAAAATCGCTTGCAACATGTAAAAAGAGATAAAGTATCTCATGAGACTTTTTCACAGATAGAAGAAAGACGTTAA